A single window of Agromyces aureus DNA harbors:
- a CDS encoding pyridoxamine 5'-phosphate oxidase family protein, translating into MDRSALIEYVREHGDAVVSTIGPDGAPQSAYLSITATDLGEFVFNARGGSRKIANLRRDPRIAVVIGGHDKTTLQAQGEAEVLEPGSAEAARCAGAYAAAFPWFGESLTKTEFELVRVSLRWARYGDYREGPPVSVEVDLS; encoded by the coding sequence ATGGACCGTTCAGCACTGATCGAGTACGTCCGCGAGCACGGCGATGCCGTCGTCAGCACGATCGGGCCCGACGGCGCACCGCAGTCGGCCTACCTCAGCATCACGGCCACCGACCTGGGCGAGTTCGTCTTCAACGCCCGCGGCGGTTCGCGCAAGATCGCGAACCTGCGCCGTGATCCGCGCATCGCCGTCGTGATCGGCGGCCACGACAAGACGACCTTGCAGGCGCAGGGGGAAGCCGAGGTGCTCGAACCGGGCAGCGCCGAGGCCGCGAGGTGCGCGGGCGCCTACGCCGCCGCCTTCCCGTGGTTCGGCGAGTCGTTGACGAAGACCGAGTTCGAGCTGGTGCGCGTGAGCCTCCGTTGGGCCCGGTACGGCGACTACCGCGAGGGCCCGCCGGTGTCGGTCGAGGTCGACCTCTCGTGA
- a CDS encoding alpha/beta hydrolase, which produces MPDQNARMTIDEIDATLHPALKKVPALNLENAFMLGLISRASGLQPGTTVEGVDRRLVRAGSVRLRVFTPANPNGSSLLWIHGGGLVMGSAAGDDRFCGETARETGAVVVSVDYRLAPRHPFPAAIDDVRAAWAWVNASAIELGIDVGRIAIGGASAGGGLAAALVQRLHDEGERPAAQVLFCPMLDDRTAANRDLDARRHLVWNNRSNLVGWRSYLGSEPGSAEVPAYAVPARRDDLTGLPPTWTYWTDLELFGDEDARYAQALSAAGVDVTSEVVPAAAHGFEVWAGESELAQALFGRARAWLAWQLATPEPAAPVE; this is translated from the coding sequence GTGCCCGACCAGAACGCCCGGATGACGATCGACGAGATCGATGCCACGCTGCATCCGGCGTTGAAGAAGGTGCCGGCGCTCAACCTCGAGAACGCGTTCATGCTCGGCCTCATCAGCCGGGCGTCGGGACTCCAGCCCGGCACGACGGTCGAGGGTGTCGATCGGCGGCTCGTGCGGGCCGGATCGGTCAGGCTCCGCGTCTTCACTCCGGCGAACCCGAATGGCTCGTCACTCCTCTGGATCCACGGCGGTGGGCTCGTCATGGGCTCGGCCGCCGGCGACGACCGGTTCTGCGGTGAGACGGCGCGTGAGACTGGCGCGGTGGTGGTCTCGGTCGACTACCGGCTCGCCCCGCGGCATCCGTTCCCCGCGGCGATCGACGACGTGCGGGCCGCGTGGGCGTGGGTGAATGCGTCGGCGATCGAGCTCGGCATCGACGTCGGGCGCATCGCGATCGGCGGCGCGAGCGCGGGCGGCGGGCTGGCAGCGGCCCTCGTGCAGCGGCTGCACGACGAGGGCGAGCGGCCGGCGGCGCAGGTGCTCTTCTGCCCGATGCTCGACGACCGCACCGCCGCGAACCGCGACCTCGACGCGCGCAGGCACCTCGTCTGGAACAACCGCTCGAACCTCGTCGGGTGGCGGTCGTACCTGGGCTCCGAGCCGGGCTCGGCCGAGGTGCCCGCATACGCCGTCCCTGCCCGTCGCGACGACCTCACCGGCCTGCCGCCGACGTGGACGTACTGGACCGACCTCGAGCTCTTCGGCGATGAGGATGCCAGGTACGCGCAGGCGCTCTCGGCGGCGGGCGTCGACGTGACGAGCGAGGTGGTGCCGGCCGCGGCGCACGGGTTCGAGGTCTGGGCCGGGGAGTCCGAGCTCGCGCAGGCGCTGTTCGGTCGTGCTCGCGCGTGGCTTGCGTGGCAGCTCGCGACGCCCGAGCCCGCCGCGCCGGTCGAGTAG
- a CDS encoding winged helix-turn-helix transcriptional regulator, which produces MVSHSDVATNALSSADLGDDLAAHRARLEQFGHIDEAACRRFQRSVEFAGRKWNGAILLAGVRGARRFSEYRATVDGISDRLLAARLKELEAEGVIERHVKATTPVTITYTPSASGLQLIELLQPLVEWDAGHMAAREGGDAARDAG; this is translated from the coding sequence ATGGTTAGTCATTCGGATGTCGCGACGAACGCCCTCAGCTCCGCCGACCTCGGCGACGACCTCGCGGCCCACCGCGCACGGCTCGAGCAGTTCGGGCACATCGACGAAGCGGCCTGCCGCCGGTTCCAGCGCTCGGTCGAGTTCGCGGGCCGCAAGTGGAACGGGGCGATCCTGCTCGCCGGCGTGCGCGGCGCCCGCCGGTTCAGTGAATACCGGGCGACCGTCGACGGCATCTCCGACCGGCTGCTCGCGGCCAGGCTCAAGGAGCTCGAAGCCGAGGGCGTGATCGAGCGCCACGTGAAGGCGACGACGCCCGTGACGATCACCTACACGCCGAGCGCCTCGGGGCTCCAGTTGATCGAACTGCTCCAGCCGCTCGTCGAGTGGGACGCCGGGCACATGGCCGCTCGCGAGGGCGGCGACGCGGCGCGCGACGCGGGCTAG
- a CDS encoding DNA-3-methyladenine glycosylase family protein, translated as MIAEHSRTWTPRHPTDLAQTIGPIRRGPGDPTFRRVADGSIWRATRTASGPATVRYAQPAGDVLRADAWGPGAAEAVAEAAVVLGEGDDPSGFDPRIALIDEAHRRNPGLRLVRTGRVFEALVPTILEQKVITLQAHDAWRFLVHRFGEDAPGPAPGALAAAGGLAAPGRRLKVAPTAEQWARVPSWEWHRAGVDPQRSRTIVNAARYASRLEEASSMSPTDAAARLMLMPGVGVWTVAEVAQRAFGDPDALAVGDYHLSNYLGHALWGRDMTDDEMVEAMIPWAGHRQRVVRLLAAAGVAGRPRRGPRMPFIDHRAR; from the coding sequence GTGATCGCCGAGCACTCCCGCACGTGGACCCCGCGGCATCCGACCGACCTCGCGCAGACCATCGGTCCGATCCGGCGGGGGCCCGGCGACCCCACGTTCCGGCGTGTGGCCGACGGTTCGATCTGGCGCGCGACTCGCACGGCATCGGGCCCGGCGACCGTCCGGTACGCCCAGCCCGCGGGCGACGTGCTTCGAGCCGATGCCTGGGGTCCGGGCGCGGCCGAGGCCGTCGCCGAGGCGGCGGTCGTGCTCGGCGAGGGCGACGATCCGAGCGGGTTCGATCCCCGCATCGCGTTGATCGACGAGGCGCACCGGCGCAATCCGGGGCTGCGCCTGGTGCGCACGGGCCGCGTGTTCGAGGCGCTCGTGCCGACGATCCTCGAGCAGAAGGTCATCACGCTGCAGGCGCACGACGCGTGGCGGTTCCTCGTGCACCGCTTCGGCGAAGACGCGCCCGGCCCGGCGCCGGGCGCGCTCGCTGCGGCCGGCGGCCTGGCCGCGCCGGGCCGCCGCCTCAAGGTCGCGCCGACCGCCGAGCAGTGGGCGCGCGTGCCGTCGTGGGAGTGGCACCGTGCGGGGGTCGACCCGCAACGCTCGCGCACGATCGTGAACGCCGCCAGGTACGCCTCGCGCCTCGAAGAGGCGAGCAGCATGAGCCCGACCGATGCCGCGGCGCGCCTCATGCTCATGCCAGGCGTCGGCGTGTGGACCGTCGCCGAGGTCGCCCAGCGCGCCTTCGGCGACCCCGACGCGCTCGCCGTCGGCGACTACCACCTCTCGAACTACCTCGGCCACGCGCTCTGGGGCCGCGACATGACCGACGACGAGATGGTCGAGGCGATGATCCCGTGGGCCGGACACCGCCAGCGCGTGGTGCGCCTGCTCGCCGCGGCCGGCGTCGCGGGCCGCCCTCGGCGGGGGCCGCGCATGCCCTTCATCGACCACCGCGCGCGCTGA
- a CDS encoding choice-of-anchor A family protein: MVQVRNATRRSRVVKRVTGGMMALAGIALVVASIPSAFAVQVDGNTPLDPCLGDACPASWPVPNNGGVTGFDDGVNVFVGGDFTTGPSAAETEGNLVVLGDATFNRGAGAYNVGVAGVGSRVPPPSGSTMLTVGGDLTVLAGTTLLVGGDTGFPDFTSIIGNVEYGGTLTGTPSVVPGATVVQGDGASAFAERVANVTALSQCFADLPDTGTVTTAEGLTSFTGDGVSDPQVFTIEGTLGNDQVAITGVDVQAGAHVVINVTGDVAFVNVNSWFIDGANTFDPDITQRIVTNVPDATTVEVTGGAQLPGSILVGNPESTTTISVAGTNGRIEVAGDLVHRSQTGSQTGAEMHAYPFTGECDITPPTTTTAPPTTTAPPTTTPPTSPPPTTEAPTTPPATASPTTTPAPGPAGLAQSGSPAGAMMAIGVVLLGAGMVTVLTSRRRLP; encoded by the coding sequence ATGGTGCAGGTGCGCAATGCGACCAGGCGAAGCCGTGTCGTCAAGCGGGTGACGGGCGGCATGATGGCCCTTGCGGGCATCGCGCTCGTCGTCGCATCGATCCCCTCCGCATTCGCCGTGCAGGTCGACGGCAACACGCCGCTCGACCCGTGCCTCGGCGACGCATGCCCCGCATCCTGGCCGGTGCCGAACAACGGCGGGGTGACCGGGTTCGATGACGGCGTCAACGTCTTCGTCGGCGGCGACTTCACCACCGGGCCGAGCGCCGCCGAGACGGAGGGCAACCTCGTGGTGCTCGGCGACGCGACCTTCAACCGCGGCGCCGGAGCGTACAACGTGGGCGTCGCCGGCGTCGGTTCGCGCGTTCCGCCGCCCAGCGGCTCGACCATGCTCACCGTCGGCGGCGACCTGACCGTGCTCGCGGGGACGACGCTGCTCGTCGGCGGCGACACCGGATTCCCCGACTTCACCTCGATCATCGGCAACGTGGAATACGGCGGCACCCTGACCGGGACGCCGTCGGTCGTGCCCGGAGCCACCGTCGTGCAGGGCGACGGAGCCTCGGCGTTCGCCGAGCGCGTGGCGAACGTGACGGCGCTCTCGCAGTGCTTCGCCGACCTGCCCGACACCGGCACCGTGACCACGGCCGAGGGACTGACCTCGTTCACCGGCGACGGCGTGAGCGACCCGCAGGTGTTCACGATCGAGGGAACCCTCGGCAACGACCAGGTCGCGATCACGGGGGTCGACGTGCAGGCGGGTGCCCACGTCGTCATCAACGTCACGGGAGACGTCGCGTTCGTCAACGTGAACAGCTGGTTCATCGACGGCGCGAACACGTTCGACCCCGACATCACGCAGCGCATCGTCACGAACGTCCCGGATGCGACGACGGTCGAGGTCACGGGCGGCGCCCAACTGCCCGGGTCGATCCTCGTGGGCAACCCCGAGAGCACGACCACGATCTCCGTCGCGGGCACCAACGGTCGCATCGAGGTCGCCGGCGATCTCGTGCACCGCTCGCAGACCGGCAGCCAGACCGGTGCCGAGATGCACGCCTACCCGTTCACCGGCGAATGCGACATCACCCCGCCCACGACCACGACGGCACCGCCGACGACCACGGCACCGCCGACCACCACGCCGCCGACGAGCCCCCCGCCCACGACGGAGGCCCCGACCACTCCACCGGCGACGGCCTCGCCGACGACGACTCCCGCACCCGGCCCCGCCGGGCTCGCGCAGTCGGGCTCACCCGCCGGAGCCATGATGGCCATCGGGGTGGTGCTCCTGGGTGCCGGGATGGTGACGGTGCTCACGTCGCGTCGACGTCTGCCCTGA
- a CDS encoding SOS response-associated peptidase, translating to MCGRFANDAKVDELIQEFVAAGGDYKDWRPQYSIAPTEVIPIVRERADRDTGEITRMLDAAAWNFHPPFLKDAKRPQFNTRIETVATNGLWKGAFASSRCLVPMRGYYEWTGEPGKKRAWFLHGDQPLLAAAGIYTVRKVDDEWHVSTSIITREAKDASGEVHDRMPVFLEADFWGEYLDPAKLDESGKARMVDQLASESDKVASTISVYEVDRRVNNSRAVDPGDASLIDPLPGSGRVELSGVRADVDAT from the coding sequence ATGTGCGGGCGCTTCGCGAATGATGCAAAGGTCGACGAGCTCATCCAGGAGTTCGTCGCGGCCGGCGGCGACTACAAGGACTGGCGGCCGCAGTACTCGATCGCGCCGACCGAGGTGATCCCGATCGTGCGCGAGCGCGCCGATCGCGACACCGGCGAGATCACGCGCATGCTCGACGCCGCCGCCTGGAACTTCCACCCGCCGTTCCTGAAAGACGCCAAGCGGCCGCAGTTCAACACCCGCATCGAGACCGTCGCGACGAACGGCCTCTGGAAAGGCGCATTCGCGTCATCACGGTGCCTCGTGCCCATGCGCGGCTACTACGAGTGGACGGGCGAGCCGGGCAAGAAGCGCGCCTGGTTCCTGCACGGCGACCAGCCGCTGCTCGCCGCCGCCGGCATCTACACGGTGCGCAAGGTCGACGACGAGTGGCACGTCTCGACGTCGATCATCACGCGCGAGGCGAAAGATGCCTCCGGCGAGGTGCACGATCGCATGCCCGTGTTCCTCGAGGCCGACTTCTGGGGCGAGTACCTCGACCCGGCGAAGCTCGACGAGAGCGGTAAGGCACGCATGGTCGACCAGTTGGCCTCCGAGTCCGACAAGGTCGCGTCGACCATCTCGGTCTACGAGGTCGACCGTCGGGTCAACAACTCCAGGGCCGTCGACCCCGGCGACGCATCGCTCATCGATCCCCTGCCCGGCTCGGGTCGCGTCGAGCTCTCGGGCGTCAGGGCAGACGTCGACGCGACGTGA
- a CDS encoding TetR/AcrR family transcriptional regulator, translating into MEQVITTVATVATGSSTDAAAPASPPTNRAAATARTRANILAAASRLFIERGFGAVSMRDIAAEAGLSHPGVIRHFASKDEILEEIVAEFAAITEADLETTLGPGGDGLRTFGEVARRNAGLDGYIPLFSTLAGEATSAAHPAHEHFRERHAELRARSSLLFQAAIDDGELPPGTDAMGETIRLAAAWDGLQLISLYLPGLVDIPAMLDRHLDRLRGADAAGGPGDTIGADPDATGPRDATGADASGVAATSGTEGRAPAIARFGLAPEPEPDAGYAPGRARRAQIVADASTLFARRGFHATSLREIAEQAGIGKSTLLHHFSSKDDLLGAVVAHRDSAIDERIAVDADAPASAFLRDIPRHARFNAEHEAGLIEVYAVLSAEAAAASHPAHDYFRRRFESAIAQFGDLFARAAEAEGRRIDAAFEAVWFVALWDGLQLQWLYDPATIDVGDHLEAHLARFTPVE; encoded by the coding sequence ATGGAGCAGGTGATCACCACGGTCGCGACGGTCGCGACAGGCTCGTCGACGGATGCCGCGGCGCCCGCCTCGCCGCCGACGAACCGCGCCGCCGCAACCGCCCGCACCCGCGCGAACATCCTGGCCGCGGCCTCCCGCCTGTTCATCGAACGCGGATTCGGCGCCGTCTCGATGCGCGACATCGCCGCCGAGGCGGGCCTCTCGCACCCCGGCGTGATCCGCCATTTCGCGTCGAAAGACGAGATCCTCGAAGAGATCGTCGCCGAGTTCGCCGCCATCACCGAGGCCGACCTCGAGACGACGCTCGGGCCGGGCGGCGACGGGCTGCGCACCTTCGGCGAGGTCGCGAGGCGCAACGCGGGTCTCGACGGCTACATCCCGCTCTTCTCGACGCTCGCCGGCGAGGCGACGAGCGCGGCCCACCCGGCCCACGAGCACTTCCGCGAACGCCATGCCGAACTGCGCGCCCGGTCGTCGCTGCTGTTCCAGGCCGCGATCGACGACGGCGAACTGCCGCCAGGCACCGATGCCATGGGCGAGACGATCCGCCTCGCGGCGGCGTGGGACGGCCTGCAGCTCATCTCGCTCTACCTGCCTGGCCTCGTCGACATCCCCGCGATGCTCGACCGCCACCTCGACCGGCTTCGGGGAGCGGATGCCGCGGGCGGCCCGGGCGACACGATCGGTGCCGACCCCGACGCGACCGGGCCGCGCGACGCGACCGGGGCCGACGCGTCAGGCGTCGCCGCGACATCCGGCACCGAAGGCCGCGCACCCGCCATCGCCAGGTTCGGCCTCGCCCCCGAACCGGAGCCCGACGCGGGATACGCCCCCGGGCGGGCCCGGCGTGCGCAGATCGTGGCCGACGCATCGACGCTGTTCGCGCGCCGCGGGTTCCACGCGACGAGCCTCCGCGAGATCGCCGAGCAGGCGGGCATCGGCAAGTCCACGCTGCTGCACCACTTCTCGAGCAAGGACGACCTGCTCGGCGCCGTCGTCGCGCATCGCGACAGCGCCATCGACGAGCGCATCGCCGTCGATGCGGATGCCCCGGCATCCGCGTTCCTGCGCGACATCCCCCGGCATGCCCGCTTCAACGCCGAGCACGAGGCGGGCCTCATCGAGGTCTACGCCGTGCTCTCGGCCGAGGCTGCCGCCGCATCGCATCCGGCGCACGACTACTTCCGCCGACGCTTCGAATCGGCGATCGCGCAGTTCGGCGACCTGTTCGCCAGGGCGGCCGAAGCTGAAGGGCGGCGCATCGATGCCGCCTTCGAAGCCGTCTGGTTCGTCGCCCTGTGGGACGGCCTGCAGCTGCAGTGGCTCTATGACCCCGCGACCATCGACGTCGGCGATCACCTCGAGGCCCACCTCGCACGCTTCACGCCGGTCGAGTAG
- a CDS encoding MFS transporter: protein MTESSLTDTVAPGGNLPGDSTGAAGRTGRTPRGYIPTLALSNFGLYMALLTPVLVSLAFKVQHITDSPEAATNALGLIMGVGALFALVCNPLVGRLSDRTVSRFGMRRPWMLGGVLVGLAAFALIGVATNVWIVLLAWCVVQASLNGVMAASTATVPDQVPVNSRGKVSGIIGLTTPLGILGGSFLVNFLSDDLSRFVVPGLIAAVFVTIFVFVLKDRVLTEKPVERYGVKEFFGSFVFNPRKHPDFGWTWLTKFLIMFGYAGIATFLPFYLTEQFGLSEQDAIGTILMANLASMAAMALSGPIGGILSDKIGKRRPFVAVAGGVMVLGLVVLAFAPSIPVVLVAQAIIGFGAGSFMSVDTALATQVLPNQKDTAKDLGVLNMANALPQSLAPVIAPAIIAFGATTSLGGYSTFYLFGALVALAGAVLVYRIKGVK from the coding sequence ATGACAGAGTCGTCACTCACCGACACGGTCGCCCCCGGCGGCAACCTCCCCGGCGACAGCACCGGTGCGGCCGGTCGGACCGGCAGGACGCCCAGGGGCTACATCCCCACGCTCGCGCTGTCGAACTTCGGCCTCTACATGGCCCTCCTCACGCCCGTGCTCGTCTCGCTCGCCTTCAAGGTGCAGCACATCACCGACTCGCCCGAAGCGGCGACGAACGCGCTCGGCCTCATCATGGGCGTCGGCGCCCTCTTCGCCCTCGTCTGCAACCCGCTCGTCGGCCGCCTCTCCGACCGCACGGTCTCGCGCTTCGGCATGCGTCGCCCGTGGATGCTCGGCGGCGTGCTCGTGGGCCTCGCGGCCTTCGCCCTCATCGGCGTCGCGACGAACGTGTGGATCGTGCTCCTCGCCTGGTGCGTCGTGCAGGCGTCGCTCAACGGCGTCATGGCCGCGTCGACCGCGACCGTCCCCGACCAGGTGCCCGTGAACTCGCGCGGCAAGGTCTCGGGCATCATCGGCCTGACGACCCCGCTCGGCATCCTCGGCGGCAGCTTCCTCGTGAACTTCCTCTCCGACGACCTCAGCCGCTTCGTGGTGCCCGGCCTCATCGCCGCCGTGTTCGTCACGATCTTCGTGTTCGTGCTGAAGGACCGCGTGCTCACCGAGAAGCCCGTCGAGCGCTACGGCGTCAAGGAGTTCTTCGGCTCGTTCGTCTTCAACCCGCGCAAGCACCCGGACTTCGGCTGGACCTGGCTCACGAAGTTCCTCATCATGTTCGGCTACGCGGGAATCGCCACGTTCCTGCCGTTCTACCTGACCGAGCAGTTCGGCCTCAGCGAGCAGGACGCGATCGGCACGATCCTCATGGCGAACCTCGCGTCGATGGCCGCGATGGCGCTCTCGGGCCCCATCGGCGGCATCCTCTCCGACAAGATCGGCAAGCGCCGCCCGTTCGTCGCGGTCGCCGGAGGCGTCATGGTGCTCGGCCTCGTCGTGCTCGCCTTCGCGCCGAGCATCCCCGTGGTGCTCGTGGCCCAGGCCATCATCGGCTTCGGCGCCGGCTCGTTCATGTCGGTCGACACGGCCCTCGCGACCCAGGTGCTCCCGAACCAGAAGGACACCGCGAAGGACCTCGGCGTGCTGAACATGGCCAACGCCCTGCCGCAGTCGCTCGCCCCCGTCATCGCCCCCGCGATCATCGCCTTCGGTGCCACGACCTCCCTCGGGGGTTACAGCACCTTCTACCTCTTCGGCGCCCTCGTGGCGCTCGCCGGCGCCGTGCTCGTCTACCGCATCAAGGGAGTGAAGTAA
- a CDS encoding glycoside hydrolase family 3 protein — translation MTDTIENLDHGTTDAAASADLPVDPTYRDASLPVDERVENLLGQMTLQEKTGLFFQTMIAMSQDGELAEANPMFGLPSNEDQVIGKGMTHFNVLGSAPSGELMARWHNKLQELAASTRLGIPVTISTDPRHSFSDNPLAGMLSGPFSSWPETIGLAAIRDEALVERFGDIARQEYTAVGIRVALHPQIDLATEPRWGRQVATFGEDAELTGKLGAAYIRGFQGESFGPGSVSTMTKHFPGGGPQMDGEDAHFPHGREQVYPGGEFELHLKPFEDAFAAGTRQIMPYYGMPVGTEYEEVGFGFNKSVITGLLRERYAFDGIVCTDWGLISDAEIFGEPFPARAWGVEHLTPRERVIKVLEAGADQFGGEAIPELLVELVEAGEVSEERLDVSARRLLREKFVLGLFDEPYVDVEHAGRVVGSDEFIAAGEAAQRASITVLTNTVTDAGAPTLPLARGLKLYVEGIAPEVAAEYGTVVETPAEADVAVIRTHAPFEVRSSTFENFFHQGSLDFTEEAVAHLREVTAAVPTVIDVHLDRPAILTPFIDDAAAVVGNYGASARAVLDVLTGAVAPLGKLPFDLPSSMAAVEASREDVPFDTKDPLFRFGHGLSL, via the coding sequence ATGACCGACACCATCGAGAACCTCGACCACGGAACGACGGATGCCGCGGCATCCGCAGACCTGCCCGTCGACCCCACCTACCGCGACGCGAGCCTGCCCGTCGACGAGCGCGTCGAGAACCTGCTCGGCCAGATGACCCTGCAGGAGAAGACCGGCCTGTTCTTCCAGACCATGATCGCGATGAGCCAGGATGGCGAGCTCGCCGAGGCGAACCCGATGTTCGGGCTGCCGTCGAATGAAGACCAGGTCATCGGCAAGGGTATGACGCACTTCAACGTGCTCGGCTCCGCCCCGTCGGGCGAGCTCATGGCACGCTGGCACAACAAGCTGCAGGAGCTCGCCGCATCGACGCGCCTCGGCATCCCCGTGACGATCTCGACCGACCCGCGCCACTCGTTCAGCGACAACCCGCTCGCGGGCATGCTCTCGGGACCGTTCTCGAGCTGGCCCGAGACCATCGGCCTCGCGGCGATCCGCGATGAGGCGCTCGTCGAGCGCTTCGGCGACATCGCCCGCCAGGAGTACACGGCCGTCGGCATCCGCGTGGCCTTGCACCCGCAGATCGACCTCGCCACCGAGCCGCGTTGGGGCCGTCAGGTCGCGACGTTCGGCGAGGACGCCGAGCTCACGGGCAAGCTGGGTGCCGCCTACATCCGCGGGTTCCAGGGCGAGTCGTTCGGGCCGGGCTCGGTGTCGACGATGACGAAGCACTTCCCGGGCGGCGGCCCCCAGATGGACGGCGAAGACGCGCACTTCCCGCACGGCCGCGAGCAGGTCTACCCCGGCGGCGAGTTCGAGCTGCACCTCAAGCCCTTCGAGGACGCCTTCGCGGCCGGCACCCGCCAGATCATGCCGTACTACGGCATGCCCGTCGGCACCGAGTACGAGGAGGTCGGCTTCGGCTTCAACAAGTCGGTCATCACGGGCCTGCTGCGCGAGCGCTACGCGTTCGACGGCATCGTCTGCACCGACTGGGGGCTCATCTCCGACGCCGAGATCTTCGGCGAGCCGTTCCCGGCCCGCGCCTGGGGCGTCGAGCACCTCACGCCGCGCGAGCGCGTGATCAAGGTGCTCGAGGCCGGCGCCGACCAGTTCGGCGGCGAGGCGATTCCCGAGCTGCTCGTCGAGCTCGTCGAGGCCGGCGAGGTCAGCGAGGAGCGGTTGGACGTCTCGGCGCGCCGCCTGCTGCGCGAGAAGTTCGTGCTCGGCCTCTTCGACGAGCCCTACGTCGACGTCGAGCACGCCGGTCGTGTGGTGGGCTCCGACGAGTTCATCGCCGCGGGCGAGGCCGCCCAGCGCGCCTCGATCACGGTGCTCACCAACACGGTGACGGATGCCGGCGCGCCGACGCTTCCCCTCGCGCGCGGGCTCAAGCTGTACGTCGAGGGCATCGCCCCCGAGGTCGCCGCCGAGTACGGCACCGTCGTCGAGACCCCGGCCGAGGCGGATGTCGCGGTGATCCGCACGCACGCCCCGTTCGAGGTGCGCTCGTCGACGTTCGAGAACTTCTTCCACCAGGGGTCGCTCGACTTCACGGAGGAAGCGGTCGCGCACCTCCGCGAGGTCACGGCCGCCGTGCCGACCGTGATCGACGTGCACCTCGACCGCCCGGCGATCCTCACGCCGTTCATCGACGACGCCGCGGCCGTCGTGGGCAACTACGGCGCCAGCGCGCGCGCCGTGCTCGACGTGCTGACGGGAGCCGTCGCGCCCCTCGGCAAGCTGCCGTTCGACCTGCCGTCGAGCATGGCCGCCGTCGAGGCGAGCCGCGAAGACGTGCCGTTCGACACGAAGGACCCGCTGTTCCGGTTCGGCCACGGGCTCAGCCTGTAG
- a CDS encoding ion channel protein, whose amino-acid sequence MTDDAASGPGARRLALLAIPAIAIGIGSALSLHLLNGLAELLQGFLWTTLPGAFGADEATPWWIFTVLTVTGIAVGAIVWLVPGHAGPDSATTELSGPFPGLKALPSIALVVVLGLAGGVSLGPENPIIAINATLAIALLARFAKVPQQQIAALAIAGTIGALFGTPVAAALVFTGMVGAMKSGGSLWDRLFLPLAAAGAGAATMDLLGGQKIAFTLEPMGALQPIYLLTGFVVAAVSALLGIAAAWAFPYLHRVFHALPNPFIGITLGGVVLGLLGMLGGPLTLFKGLDQAGQLLSDPDEYTAGQLAAFAGIKVIALLIAASAGFRGGRIFPVVFIGTALGLLGYALLPDLPISLAVACGAMGITLVATRDGWISIFIGVALCGDMAVLAPLCIIILPIWLMVTRAPELVIKAPAADAALEPGSRRRRAPRW is encoded by the coding sequence GTGACCGATGATGCCGCGAGCGGGCCCGGCGCCCGGCGACTCGCCCTCCTCGCCATCCCGGCGATCGCCATCGGCATCGGGTCGGCACTGAGCCTGCACCTGCTGAACGGCCTCGCCGAACTGCTGCAGGGCTTCCTCTGGACCACGCTGCCCGGCGCGTTCGGCGCCGACGAGGCGACACCATGGTGGATCTTCACGGTACTGACCGTCACGGGCATCGCCGTCGGGGCGATCGTCTGGCTCGTGCCGGGCCACGCGGGCCCCGACTCGGCGACCACCGAGCTCTCCGGCCCGTTCCCGGGGCTCAAGGCGCTGCCGTCGATCGCGCTCGTGGTGGTGCTCGGGCTCGCGGGCGGCGTCAGCCTCGGGCCCGAGAACCCGATCATCGCCATTAACGCGACACTGGCGATCGCGTTGCTCGCTCGCTTCGCGAAGGTGCCGCAGCAGCAGATCGCCGCGCTCGCGATCGCCGGCACGATCGGCGCCCTCTTCGGAACCCCCGTTGCTGCGGCCCTCGTGTTCACGGGCATGGTCGGCGCGATGAAATCGGGCGGCTCCCTCTGGGACCGCCTGTTCCTGCCCCTCGCAGCTGCGGGTGCCGGAGCGGCGACCATGGACCTCCTCGGCGGCCAGAAGATCGCGTTCACCCTCGAGCCGATGGGCGCCCTCCAACCGATCTACCTGCTCACCGGATTCGTCGTCGCCGCAGTCTCGGCGCTCCTCGGCATCGCTGCTGCATGGGCCTTCCCGTACCTGCACCGCGTGTTCCACGCCCTGCCGAATCCGTTCATCGGCATCACGCTCGGCGGCGTCGTGCTCGGACTTCTCGGGATGCTCGGCGGCCCGCTCACGCTCTTCAAGGGACTCGACCAGGCCGGCCAACTGCTGTCCGACCCCGACGAGTACACGGCCGGCCAGCTCGCGGCGTTCGCCGGCATCAAGGTCATCGCCCTCCTGATCGCGGCGAGCGCCGGGTTCCGTGGCGGCCGCATCTTCCCGGTGGTCTTCATCGGCACCGCGCTCGGCCTGCTCGGGTACGCGCTGCTGCCCGACCTGCCGATCTCGCTCGCGGTGGCGTGCGGCGCCATGGGCATCACCCTCGTCGCCACCCGCGACGGCTGGATCTCGATCTTCATCGGTGTCGCGCTCTGCGGTGACATGGCGGTGCTCGCCCCGCTCTGCATCATCATCCTGCCGATCTGGCTCATGGTGACGCGGGCGCCCGAGCTGGTCATCAAGGCTCCCGCTGCCGATGCCGCGCTCGAGCCGGGATCCAGACGGCGCCGGGCGCCGCGCTGGTAG